One Balaenoptera ricei isolate mBalRic1 chromosome 16, mBalRic1.hap2, whole genome shotgun sequence genomic window carries:
- the PLAC9 gene encoding placenta-specific protein 9 isoform X2, with protein sequence MRPLLCALAGLALLRASGAFTAAEPFIASRGDPARTAGCDRHMAVHGRLDVIEETVEKTVEHLEAEVKGLLAQLEELAWNLPPGPFSLIPDLLGEETVSSSDRL encoded by the exons ATGCGGCCCCTGCTCTGCGCGCTGGCCGGGCTTGCCCTGCTCCGCGCCTCGGGTGCCTTCACCG CTGCTGAACCCTTCATCGCCTCCCGAGGAGACCCAGCTCGGACTGCAGGGTGTGACAGACACATGGCTGTCCATGGCCGGTTAGACGTCATAGAGGAG ACGGTGGAGAAGACGGTGGAGCACCTGGAGGCAGAAGTGAAAGGCTTGCTGGCTCAGCTGGAGGAGCTGGCCTGGAATCTGCCCCCGGGCCCCTTCAGCCTGATCCCCGACCTCCTCGGAGAGGAGACGGTGAGCAGCTCAG ATCGCCTTTGA
- the PLAC9 gene encoding placenta-specific protein 9 isoform X1, which produces MRPLLCALAGLALLRASGAFTAAEPFIASRGDPARTAGCDRHMAVHGRLDVIEETVEKTVEHLEAEVKGLLAQLEELAWNLPPGPFSLIPDLLGEETIAFEHQSRSDPTAGSDTTALL; this is translated from the exons ATGCGGCCCCTGCTCTGCGCGCTGGCCGGGCTTGCCCTGCTCCGCGCCTCGGGTGCCTTCACCG CTGCTGAACCCTTCATCGCCTCCCGAGGAGACCCAGCTCGGACTGCAGGGTGTGACAGACACATGGCTGTCCATGGCCGGTTAGACGTCATAGAGGAG ACGGTGGAGAAGACGGTGGAGCACCTGGAGGCAGAAGTGAAAGGCTTGCTGGCTCAGCTGGAGGAGCTGGCCTGGAATCTGCCCCCGGGCCCCTTCAGCCTGATCCCCGACCTCCTCGGAGAGGAGACG ATCGCCTTTGAGCACCAGAGCAGGAGCGACCCAACAGCTGGCAGTGATACAACAGCCCTCCTCTGA